Proteins from one Triticum aestivum cultivar Chinese Spring chromosome 7A, IWGSC CS RefSeq v2.1, whole genome shotgun sequence genomic window:
- the LOC123146987 gene encoding uncharacterized protein has translation MTAHWVRKGSEFFCGFVTATFGVFALVLAISSTFNTGSSSTASTCSSAPPPAPSDALRSHMAILKRCLASAETCSLLLIFFVRAVVERAHAAHERVAKDEDAAYKAACDALAAASKQLGELGLRVDDCSQKVRQRLDDDDLWAALATEQQEEERLMAEVERARQDVDRKKPKEDTGEV, from the exons ATGACTGCCCACTGGGTTCGCAAGGGCTCTGAGTTTTTTTGTGGGTTTGTTACCGCCACCTTTGGCGTCTTTGCGTTAGTCTTAGCCATTAGTAGTACCTTCAACACCGGTTCCTCTTCCACAGCGTCCACATGTAGCTCAGCTCCACCTCCTGCTCCTAGCGACGCGTTGCGTTCTCACATGGCTATCTTGAAGCGGTGCCTAGCGAGCGCCGAGACCTGCTCGTTGCTTCTCATCTTCTTCGTCCGGGCTGTTGTGGAGCGTGCACACGCGGCCCACGAGCGGGTCGCCAAGGACGAGGATGCGGCGTACAAAGCCGCATGCGACGCACTGGCGGCGGCCAGCAAGCAGCTCGGCGAACTCGGCCTGAGGGTCGACGACtgcagccagaaggtgcgccaacGGCTGGACGACGATGATCTCTGGGCTGCTTTGGCCAccgagcagcaggaggaggagaggCTCATGGCCGAGGTGGAGCGCGCCAGGCAGGACGTCGACAGGAAGAAGCCAAAGGAAG ATACAGGAGAAGTGTAA